In a genomic window of Vigna angularis cultivar LongXiaoDou No.4 chromosome 6, ASM1680809v1, whole genome shotgun sequence:
- the LOC108342728 gene encoding uncharacterized protein LOC108342728, whose product MEWEKNKRAREDDGIEIESSSESNISAKKRNAYGISLAKEKKKEMEEEDYLEAWDSHLAMGVFDFPWLKDGVMSKSDQCLDFEDNFSSSLEHQDTLFKQNVDFSAECGLCITPEVPMVHTEDAELVEDLWQPFESNGLELEAEDGDSIWNSLLNRPL is encoded by the coding sequence atggaatGGGAGAAGAATAAGAGAGCACGAGAAGATGATGGAATCGAGATTGAATCTTCTTCTGAAAGTAATATCAGTGCAAAGAAGAGAAATGCATATGGAATAAGCTTggcgaaggagaagaagaaggaaatgGAAGAGGAAGATTATTTGGAGGCATGGGATTCACACTTGGCAATGGGAGTGTTTGATTTTCCTTGGCTGAAAGATGGTGTCATGTCAAAATCAGATCAATGCTTGGATTTTGAAGACAATTTCTCATCATCTCTAGAACACCAAGACACTCTATTCAAACAGAATGTTGATTTCTCTGCAGAATGTGGCTTGTGTATAACTCCAGAGGTACCAATGGTTCATACTGAAGATGCTGAATTGGTAGAGGATTTGTGGCAACCATTTGAGAGTAATGGGTTGGAGTTAGAAGCAGAAGATGGAGATTCTATCTGGAACTCTCTTCTCAATAGGCCTCTTTGA